The genomic interval TCAGGCGAATTTGTTACAAATTGCGATGTCATAAATATCTCCTCATCCACAAAAACAATTTTGGATTTTAGATTTAATAAATTTTGTGGATATCCCAAACTTGCCATCTAAAATCTCAAATCAACTAGTCATCGATCGCAAACAAAAAATCCCTTTCTTATCTGCGTGCATCTGCGTACCCTGCGGGAAGGCTATCGCCTATATCTTTTTTCATCTGCGGTTAAAAATTAACCCCTGACTCCCACAGACAACATCAAAGCATCTCGATTACACTACCAATGCAACCGGAATCGCCGGATCTTGATAACTCCCTTTTCGATGAGTAACTCGCACCGCCTCAGCTAACTGTTCGATACTCGCATCTTTCAAACAAAAACCATTCGCACCAGCAGCTAACGCATCTGATAAAACAGATTGTTGTTCAGGAGTTACCAAAACTAAAATTTTCGAGGGAATCACGTATGAATTTGACTGCACTTTTCGCGCATTGCGAATGAACTTCACCAAATCCATATCGGGTAAGGTGCTATCCACAACAGCCACATCAACATCGATCGATTCTAGTAAAACTAAACCTGTTTCTGCATTTGTAGCTTCGCTAGCAACTTCAATGCCATTTTGCGATCGCAAATTCACCCGCAAATTAATCCGTGTTTCCTGATCGTCTTCGATCACGGCAACTTGAATCATATCATGCTGTTCGTGAACTTTGGTATAGTTATCGCATTCTGCCCCATCATTCGTTGTTGCACTAGCAGAAATCGTTCCCACAAAGTCAATATCTGCCGGACGTTCCTGTTTCAGCCGCGCCATTTGATCGGGAGACAAAATCTTCGATTCATCAAATCCAAACTCAATTTCAGCGTGTAATCCTTTTTGCTTCACTCGTTGGAGATTATAGAACCGTTTGTTGAGAGTTGTCTTTACAAAAGCCCACAGACATCCTAGCAGATAACGACGCTTAAAGGAATCTTTTTCAAACCAATATTCGATAAATTTCCAGGAATAGAAACGGGCATAATTGCGAAGTACGCTTTTCAGCACTTCTTCCCGCGTCATGTTATCTGGTTTAATGATCGGCGTAACGAAATTGTAGTGAGAATAATCGCGGATTTCTACTTTATCTGCGACATCTTGGAATAGTTCGGAAAAAGGCCAAGGCGTGTACATATTCCAATTAGTCATATCCGCTTGCCAATCTCGCGCCATTCTGTAGCTTTCTTCGATAGTTTCTGGCGTTTCGTTGGGCAATCCTATGATAAATTGTACTTCTGCCAAAATGCCGTTTTGTCTCAGCAGTTGCACCGCTCTTTTATTATCGGCAATCGTGGTTTCTTTGCGGAATAAATTAAGGTTTAATTGCGCGGCTGCTTCCGTTCCCAAGGAAACGTGAACTAATCCGGCTTTGCGATAAAGGGGTAATTCTTTTTCATCTCTGAGAATGTCGGTAACTCGCGTATTTATTCCCCAATGAACGCCTAATTTTCGCTCAATTAGTTCGTTGCATAAGGCAATGAATCGAGATTTGTTGATGGTCGGTTCTTCATCTGCTAAAATGAAAAATCCGATCTGATGTTCTTTAACTAAATTCTCGATTTCATCGACAAAATGTTTAGGCGATCGCGATCGATATTTGCGCCAGAATTTCCACTGACAGCAAAAGCGACACCGAAACGGACAACCCCGTGAATAGTTGGGAACGGCAACTCTGGTATTCAGCGGCGTGTAGATATAATTATCCCAATCTAAGAGACTCCAATCTGGCGTCAGCGTGTTTAAATCTTTGATGGGAGGATGGGCGGGTGTGGCAACAATTTTACCATCTTCTAAAAAGGCAATTCCTAAAATATTCCGACGATCTTCTTGATCGGTATTATTTGCGATCGCACGCACTAAATTAACCGTAATTTCCTCTCCCTCACCCCGAATAATGTAATCGATCCAAGGTGCTTCGCTTAACACTTCTCGATACATATAAGTTGGGTGAACGCCGCCCATAATTGCTTTGGCATTCGGGCAGATTTCTTTTACCAACTTGAGAGTGCTTTGCGACTTATAAATCATCGGCGTAATTGCCGTTGCCAAAACTATATCCGGTTGGCGATCGCGAATCATTTCTGCCAAGCGATCGTCATCGATATATTTAGTCATCGCATCGATAAATTCAATGTCAGTAAAGCCTGCCGTTTTTAATGCTCCACCGACATAAGGAACCCAACTAGAAGGCCAATTTCCGGCAATTTCAGCCCCCCCAGAATGGTAATTGGGTTGAATTAATAAAATCCGCATATTAAACCTCTTCTTAAAGCAGAACGCAGAAGGCAGAAAAAGCTTTTATTCTTAGATTTTTGAGTCGTCATCTCCTCTTTCTCTTCTCTCTGTGTCCTCTGCGCCTCTGCGGTTCAAAAATTAAACAGCTTTAGAAAAACGCTCAGTTTGTTGAACTCTCATATATTTGTCAAAAGCTGAAGCAATGTTTCTAATTAACAATCGTCCGCTGGGGGTAACTTGAATGCGATCGTGAGAAAGATGAATTAATCCATCAGCTTCTAGCAATCGCAAATTGTATCTTTCTTTAACAAAATACTCTTCAAAATCCAAGTCAAAGCTGAGATGATATTTTTCTTCGATATCGTATTTAGAAAGCTCGAATTGGCACATCAACTCCATAATAATAGTGCGCCGAATGATATCATCTCGACTGAGAGTAACCCCTCGTTCGATCGGCAATTCCCTGTTATCAATTGCTTGATAGTAACGTCTTAATCGTTTGTGATTCTGCACGTAAACATCGTGCAACATACTAATCGATGTCATGCCAAAACCGAGCAAATCTGATTCTGGCTTGGTAGTGTATCCTTGAAAGTTGCGGTGTAAATCTCCTTCCCGTTGCGCGATCGCTAATTCGTCATTCGGTTTGGCAAAGTGATCCATCCCGATAAATACGTAACCATTCCCAGTCAATTCTTCAATTGTCATTTGCAGAATGCTGAGTTTTTCGGAAGCTGGTGGTAATGCTTCTTGGGGAATGCGTTTTTGAATTGGTTTCAACCAAGGAACGTAGGCGAAATTGAAAACAGCAATCCGATCGGGATCGAGTTGAACTGATTTGCGAATCGTGTTTTTAAATGTATCTAAATTTTGATAAGGTAATCCGTAAATCAAATCTACGTTCACGCTTTCAAAACCCGCATCCCGTATCCATTCCATTGCTTGAAACAGCATCGCTTCCGGTTGGATGCGGTTGACGGCTTCTTGCACTCTCGGATCGAAATCTTGAATGCCAAAACTAATTCGTTTAAAGCCCAAGTCGCGCAAGAAAAAGATGTAATTTTTATCCAAAAAGCGAGGATTGACTTCTATGGAAATCTCCGCTTCTGGCGCAAAGGTAAAATGATTGTTGATAGTTTCCCAAAGCGTCTCAACTTGTTTAGGAGATAGATAGTTAGGCGTACCGCCACCCCAGTGCAGTTGATTGACTTCGCGATCGCGATCGATTAAATCCGCCACCCGTTCAATATCTCGCCGAATGTAATCCAGATAAGGTTCTGCTACCTCTTTGCGTTGGGTGATCACCGTGTTGCAACCACAGAAATAGCAAGCACTTTCGCAAAATGGTATATGGCAATACAGCGATAAAGGAGTTTTTTTGTAGTTGCTAACTGCGATCGCAGCCTTAAAATCAATTTCCCTAAACTCTTCTTTCAGTTCCGTTGCAGGTGGATAGCTAGTATATCGCGGCACCGGACGATCGTATTTTCTAAGTAAATTGAAATCAAATTCGACGGTTTGGGATAATAATCTCATGTTCTGTTTGATAAGTAGGGACTAGAGAAAGAAGGGCTATACTAATCGGCTATTAATATTATCTGTATTCATCCGTATTCATCTGTGTTCATCCGTGTTCATCTGTGGATATCTGTGGTAAAAAAAACAAAGTTTGAAACTTTTGCAAAAACTCTAATCAAAAACCAAAACAAAAAGTTAAAAGCACCGATAAATTTTCATTTATTTTGACTTTTAACTTTTTACTTAAACACTTATTCGGCTGCCACCAGTTCAACTGATGTACTACCAGGGTGACGTTCCGTACTACCCGGTTTATCTTGACGAGTAATCAAATCAAATACACGATCGCCAACGGCTGCTTTGACATCTGGTTCTAATTCATGGAAAATATTGCGGTTGAGTTCAAAAGCATAATTAGCTTCATCCACAATTTGCTGCGCTAGATTATCATCAACAGGCAATGAATTCAACACATCACGGTATCTCATCTTAAATGCCCGTCGCGCTTCCACGGTAGCAATTTGGTCGAATTCATGCAATCCAGTGCCTCTGTCAGCTGGCAAAGTAAGAGCAGAACGCACGATATTTCTTAAACTTTGACCGCCGGAAAGATCGCCCATATAACGCACGTAAGCATGGGCAATTAACAAAGCAGGATTAGTATTAGATATTTCTAGAATGCGATCGACGTACTTCTTACCTTCTTCAGAAGCTACAATTTCATTTTGCCAGTTTTCGCTGTAATAAAATTCTAAATCTTGCGCTAATTTTGCTTCTCTTTCCAATTCTGGAAAATACATTGCCCCCACGATCGGGTGGTCTTTGTGACGACGAATTTCTGCTTCCAAGTTACTGTAGAGGAAATACAGATCGGCTGTCAGTTTGCGGAATGGTTCCCACTCGACAATTCCCTTCAAGAAGCACTTCATAAATGCTGTATTTTCAGCCATCGTATGAGAATGTTTGGTTCCTTCCCGTAGCTGGGTTGCTAAATCTAAACTCATCGGAAATACCTCTTGATTACAAATTTTATTTGGGGAAATTTCAGCTAAAGTCTCTCTATTCGATCGGTCTGCTTGGGATTAAGATGATTTCACCCAGTTTTGAGACTAAAGAAATAGTTTGTATAACTTAGTTACTCTGCATCAGACAACGGTGAGATGGAGACTCATGCCGAATATCCGTTCAAGCAATTTTTTATCTTTGATAACTCTATAGCTATAAACCAATCAAAAAAACCATTCTTTGCAAAACTTAATATAATTAGTCCCTGGCACGAAATGCCTAAATTTGGTATTTTGTCAACTAGTAACTTTGCTTATCATAGGTGATATCCATACAGCAATAAGCTTGCATCGCATCTAATTTGTATGTCTTTAATTGGGTGATAAAACCGTCAATCCTCCCCCCATCCCCCCACCTCCCCATCAGCCTAAATATTCAAATTAAATGCGTAGTAGCTTATCAGCTGATTTGCCAAAATAGGGCATTGCACCAAGGCTATAACCTTAATTTCTGGCGAATAGCTAAACCTGAAACTCTAGATTATTAGTAAAGAAACCCGGTTTTTCAAGTCTTGTTGAGAATGGTGCAAGATGCGCGATAGACGACTTATACAATTCAAAACTCATCTGCTTCAACGGCTACGTACTTCTTCACCAATTGCAAAACTTGTTCTGTTTCAAAAGGTTTAGCCAGAAAATCATCCGCACCCACCAACTTGGCACGCACTCGATTAATCACGCCATCCCAACTAGTTAGCATCACGACAGGAGTATTGCTAAAAGGAGTACTTTTTCTTAAAAAACTACAAAGGTTATACCCATCGGTTTTGGGCATTACTATATCTAAAAACAGCAAATCCGGTTTGTATTTAGTTAATTTAGCAACTGCTTCGATCGGATCTTGAATATAAAGTACTCGATAACCAAGGGGCGTTAGCAATTCTTTTAAATATTTACCTACTAAAGGAGAATCATCCACACAAGCAATTACAGGTTGGTTTTTATCTTGAGAATCAACAAATTGTGTCGGTAAGGGAGGAGGAGTAACATCAGGTAAATTTTCTAATTCTACAACCCCTTGTTTGTAAAAATAATGAACTAATTTGGCGACTCTAGCGATCGGTTGCTTTGTCTTCAATGAAATATCCCACATGGTATATCTGCCATTGAATAAAGCAGTCAAATTCAGAAATGTATCAGCAGAACATCCAGCCGGATTTGAAGCAGATTTCGTCAGAACAGGTGCTAACTGAGGATCGAGATAACTCAGCCCCGTTTCTCGCCATTGCTGATATATATTTTGACTTTGGTGAAAAATTTTCTTTACTTCTAAAGGACATAAGGTAAGATAAAACGGTATTTTCGGTTCCTGATATTCGCAAGAACGCCAATAACCGTTACCAGTCCCCAAACGAGTGATAGATAATACAACTTCTTCTGTAATTTCCCTTACAACTGCTTTCACCTGAGCGGCGGTTAATTCGCCTTTCGCCATTCCGTAATGTAACAGCTGACATTCCCAAATTTCGTGATTGCTGACAGGACGATTTTCCACTTTCCAATTGGGACAGTGACGCTTCAAAGCTCTTTGCCAACGGCGAACGCGGTGGGTTTCCTCAACGGAATAAATTAATTGGCCCAGAAAAAAGCAAAGTCGCCATTGAGTAGTTTTGTTACCTAAAACTAACTCTCCTGTAGCTTGCTTCTGGTTGATGGTAAAAATTTGCTGCTCTAATTTGGTCAACCACGAAGATGTAGATAACGTTTGCATAATTACCCTGCCGCCCGCTGGCTGTTGCGGAGAATACTTATTAATTTAACGGACTGAAGGGAAAGGTAAGAATCGTATAGTTACTGATTTTAGATTAAAGTTTGCGTGAAGTTACCATCAGCATCAATACTGCTCTGTTAAGTCACTGTAGATTGGGTTGACGCCAGAAAAACCAATACTTTGTTGGGTTTCGCGATCGCGAAACCCATCCTACGAAAAATACTAATTGTAAATTTAAAATGAAGGTATTTCTTAATAAAAACTATAGATTTGAAATTGTAACCAACTTTACAACTTCAAATCTATGATCCCCTTTTCGATCGTATGACAACTAATTCACCCGCTCACCTACTCACTTTTGGTGACGTACCTCAATTACGGTGTGTACGTTACCGCGAGGAGCAAAATCACCTTTAACGGTAATCTCCAAGGGGTCGCAAGCCGCTACAAAATCATCGAGGATTTGATTGATAGATTCTTCGTGAGAGATATAGCGATCGCGATAACTATTGATGTAAAGTTTAAGTGCCTTTAACTCGACCACTGTTCGATCCGGCACGTAGTTAATGTAGATGGTAGCGAAATCCGGATAACCGGAAAACGGACACTTACAAGTAAATTCTGGCAAACTAATCTCGATATTGTAGCGTCTTCCGATGCGAGGATTGGGGAAGGTAATTAAATTCCCCTCAGCGATATTCCTTTCGCCATACTTCATTTCTGTTTCTGAACTTTTCTCTAACACTACGGACTCAGGTGAAGATAATGGCTGAGTTGAGTAGTCATTCATAACTAATCCCTAAAAATTAAAATGGAGAGTTGAAATCATTATCTATTGTTTCACCCGATTCCCAGTCGGGGCAATTATTTCCTTCCCAACCATAGGGGTGCATTCCACAAATTAACAAATTACCGCCGTAAATTTGACCGTGGAGATGACGACAACCAGCACAGGCAGGATGTTTGGCAAATAATGATTCTTCTTCTACTACTTCCCATCCACTATCAAATCCTATTTCATCATCTAAACCGGAATCAAGCTCAAGTAAAGGATCGACTATTGAACTAAAAAGCTGTTCTATATCACCGGAGAAGGTATTTTGCAACTGTTGCGCCACTTGTTCGGAAACCAGTGCAAATGATTCTAGAGCATCAGCTATTTCCAACAAAAAATTCTCCACATCATCAGCCACGGTTTCTACGATTTCAATTAAGTTTTTTTGCCAGTCTTCCATAATTTTTTATGCTCGGCTCGCTCTCAACAAAAATGGCTGAACTCGTGAGATCAGCCATTTAATTTAAGCATTTCATTTAAAATTATCCATGTTTAATTTCCCCTACTATATCTTAATCTCTCATTCGAGAGATGGGGATCGCGATCGCGCTTTTCGCTAATAGCCGATCGAGTTTTACCATTCTAATCTTGCTTCAGACGACGCAGTTCTTCTTGCAACGCCATCACTTGATCTCTGAGTTTGTCTACATTCTGTCCCTGACTCTCAGATGTCTCGTCATCATCTGCCACAATTTCAATTCGGCGCGGTTCAGAGGGTTTAGAATCGATACCATCGTTACTAGATGTAATCGGCTGCTGTTGTTGCGCTCTGTTTACCATTTCGTCAACCAGGCGGCGGGCTTCTTCTGTCGTCATTTCACCCTTTGCCACCATCTCATCTGTCAGCTTTTGGGCTTGTTCTCGCAGTTCCCCCAGTCTTGCACCCGCTTGTTCGCCAGCCGATGCAACTACGCCCACTCCCAGGTAAAAAGCTTTTTTAACAATATCTCCTAAACCAGCCATAACACTGCTGTTCTACCAAAAAAGGGCGACCCGGAGTTTACGCCTACCACAAGCATCTCTTATTGCTGCTACCTTCCGGTTCTGACAAGGTTTGAGCGTTGTGGTCGCGTAAGTCCAGGTCTATATTTAACAATAGCACAAAATTCATAATTCAGGAGTCAGGATTAAGGAGTCAGAATTAAGAAAATTAAAGATCTCTTATGCCATCCCCGCCTCAGGAGCGTCTACTCTCTCCCTGCTCCCCCACCCCCAAAACTCAAAACTGAAACACCGTGCGAAGAGTTCCCTGCCAAACTGTGTCGTTAGCGCTGTTGTTATTGGGGTTCGTCACTAATATCAATGATGGGGTAACGCTGAAATTGTCGTTGAGGGCTAAGTTATAAAATGCCTCAAAGTTAGTTTGGCTGGCATCACCCAAATTTGATTCTACAAAAGGTTGACTGACTGCCAAACCCGCGATCGTTCCCGGAATCAGCCAATTGCGAAGGGCTACGCCTGCTGCCCAAGTGTGGGGGTGCAAATCCAAATCGGTGGATAATAAGGTGTTGAATCCTTGATATTTGCCGTAGCCGTAACGAGCGAAGATCCCTAAGTTGCGGTTAAGGGCTAATTCTAAATTGATACCACCAGCTTGGATATCCGTATTGTTAATTTCTGCGTTGGTGTATTGCAAGCGGAGAGCAAACTTTCTATTGGGCGAGTATTCCAGTTCTACACTTCCTTGGTAGGAATCTCCAAACAAACCCCGATCGACTAAATTAGCATCAGCCCCAATATAAAGCGATCGCAAAGTAAATGCTCCTCCCCCCAAATTCCATGCTAGCGCTGCCCCAGCACCACCGAATCGGTCAATCTGATTCTGTACGATCAAGGGATTATTAATAAAAAAGCTAGAACTAAAGTCAACGGCTTCGTTATTGGCGAAACGATTGCGATCGATAAAATCTCTTGGGTGCATTTTCGCACCAAATGCGATCGTCATATCCCTTTGCGGACGAAACGCATAATATAAACGATTTAATCTCACTTGGGGTTCAACTTCAATGTAATCGAGTCCACCCCCATCAGCCAAAATGCCTTCTGTTCCTAATAAATTTTGTCCTTGTTGATGGGCGCGACTAACCGCATCTCCCCCATTATTACCAGCTTCCAACTGAGTGAATAAAAAATCTCCCGGTTTAAAACTGGCGATCAGATTTAACCGAACGCGAGAAACCATTGTAGCACTGGCATTATTCCCATCAGTCAAAGCAATAATTGCTTCTCCTTGCAGTTTGCTGGTGGTAGAGAAATTTTGCGCTTCTAATTGAGTGATAGTGGTATCGAGGGCAGAAGTGCGATCGCGCAAATCTTCTAAAACTACGCGATAATCTCGTTGCAAACGACGTAGTGTAATCAAATCTTCTTCACTAATTTGATTACCGCTGCCATTACTTCTCAAACTCTCAACTTTTTCCAAAACTCCATTCAGCGCCGCCGCGAATTCATATCGCGTCATCGCCCGATTACCCCGAAACGTGCCATCCGGATAACCACTGATTAATCCATAACGTTGTATCAAAGATTGCAACGCTTGATAAGCCCAATCCGTTGGCTGTAATTCAGATAACTCAGAAACGGAAGTAAGAGATTCCCAGCTAGCATCTAGGCATGGTTCATCGGACATGGGGCATGAAAAATTCTCCCCTCCTTCCATTCCATCCAAATTTAGAGCAGCTACCTGAAAAGGCAAAGCCAGGGTAATCATACCCCAGCTGCCAACGGATAAAACCAACCAATTTAATCGTTTCACTTATTTTGTCAGGAGTTCCTGTTTAGATTCCTGCTTTTCGCTGGTATTGCCTTGCGTACCCAACTGAATCAGTTCAATTTTGTAGCCACTGGGGTCTTCCACAAAAGCAATCACCGTAGTCCCGTGTTTCATTGGCCCTGGTTCCCGGACTACTTTACCACCACGCGCCTTAATTTCATCACAAGTAGCGTAAATATCATCAA from Leptolyngbyaceae cyanobacterium carries:
- a CDS encoding response regulator; protein product: MQTLSTSSWLTKLEQQIFTINQKQATGELVLGNKTTQWRLCFFLGQLIYSVEETHRVRRWQRALKRHCPNWKVENRPVSNHEIWECQLLHYGMAKGELTAAQVKAVVREITEEVVLSITRLGTGNGYWRSCEYQEPKIPFYLTLCPLEVKKIFHQSQNIYQQWRETGLSYLDPQLAPVLTKSASNPAGCSADTFLNLTALFNGRYTMWDISLKTKQPIARVAKLVHYFYKQGVVELENLPDVTPPPLPTQFVDSQDKNQPVIACVDDSPLVGKYLKELLTPLGYRVLYIQDPIEAVAKLTKYKPDLLFLDIVMPKTDGYNLCSFLRKSTPFSNTPVVMLTSWDGVINRVRAKLVGADDFLAKPFETEQVLQLVKKYVAVEADEF
- a CDS encoding iron uptake porin, with protein sequence MKRLNWLVLSVGSWGMITLALPFQVAALNLDGMEGGENFSCPMSDEPCLDASWESLTSVSELSELQPTDWAYQALQSLIQRYGLISGYPDGTFRGNRAMTRYEFAAALNGVLEKVESLRSNGSGNQISEEDLITLRRLQRDYRVVLEDLRDRTSALDTTITQLEAQNFSTTSKLQGEAIIALTDGNNASATMVSRVRLNLIASFKPGDFLFTQLEAGNNGGDAVSRAHQQGQNLLGTEGILADGGGLDYIEVEPQVRLNRLYYAFRPQRDMTIAFGAKMHPRDFIDRNRFANNEAVDFSSSFFINNPLIVQNQIDRFGGAGAALAWNLGGGAFTLRSLYIGADANLVDRGLFGDSYQGSVELEYSPNRKFALRLQYTNAEINNTDIQAGGINLELALNRNLGIFARYGYGKYQGFNTLLSTDLDLHPHTWAAGVALRNWLIPGTIAGLAVSQPFVESNLGDASQTNFEAFYNLALNDNFSVTPSLILVTNPNNNSANDTVWQGTLRTVFQF
- the queF gene encoding preQ(1) synthase — protein: MKYGERNIAEGNLITFPNPRIGRRYNIEISLPEFTCKCPFSGYPDFATIYINYVPDRTVVELKALKLYINSYRDRYISHEESINQILDDFVAACDPLEITVKGDFAPRGNVHTVIEVRHQK
- the hemN gene encoding oxygen-independent coproporphyrinogen III oxidase; amino-acid sequence: MRLLSQTVEFDFNLLRKYDRPVPRYTSYPPATELKEEFREIDFKAAIAVSNYKKTPLSLYCHIPFCESACYFCGCNTVITQRKEVAEPYLDYIRRDIERVADLIDRDREVNQLHWGGGTPNYLSPKQVETLWETINNHFTFAPEAEISIEVNPRFLDKNYIFFLRDLGFKRISFGIQDFDPRVQEAVNRIQPEAMLFQAMEWIRDAGFESVNVDLIYGLPYQNLDTFKNTIRKSVQLDPDRIAVFNFAYVPWLKPIQKRIPQEALPPASEKLSILQMTIEELTGNGYVFIGMDHFAKPNDELAIAQREGDLHRNFQGYTTKPESDLLGFGMTSISMLHDVYVQNHKRLRRYYQAIDNRELPIERGVTLSRDDIIRRTIIMELMCQFELSKYDIEEKYHLSFDLDFEEYFVKERYNLRLLEADGLIHLSHDRIQVTPSGRLLIRNIASAFDKYMRVQQTERFSKAV
- a CDS encoding heme oxygenase (biliverdin-producing), which translates into the protein MSLDLATQLREGTKHSHTMAENTAFMKCFLKGIVEWEPFRKLTADLYFLYSNLEAEIRRHKDHPIVGAMYFPELEREAKLAQDLEFYYSENWQNEIVASEEGKKYVDRILEISNTNPALLIAHAYVRYMGDLSGGQSLRNIVRSALTLPADRGTGLHEFDQIATVEARRAFKMRYRDVLNSLPVDDNLAQQIVDEANYAFELNRNIFHELEPDVKAAVGDRVFDLITRQDKPGSTERHPGSTSVELVAAE
- the bchE gene encoding magnesium-protoporphyrin IX monomethyl ester anaerobic oxidative cyclase, with translation MRILLIQPNYHSGGAEIAGNWPSSWVPYVGGALKTAGFTDIEFIDAMTKYIDDDRLAEMIRDRQPDIVLATAITPMIYKSQSTLKLVKEICPNAKAIMGGVHPTYMYREVLSEAPWIDYIIRGEGEEITVNLVRAIANNTDQEDRRNILGIAFLEDGKIVATPAHPPIKDLNTLTPDWSLLDWDNYIYTPLNTRVAVPNYSRGCPFRCRFCCQWKFWRKYRSRSPKHFVDEIENLVKEHQIGFFILADEEPTINKSRFIALCNELIERKLGVHWGINTRVTDILRDEKELPLYRKAGLVHVSLGTEAAAQLNLNLFRKETTIADNKRAVQLLRQNGILAEVQFIIGLPNETPETIEESYRMARDWQADMTNWNMYTPWPFSELFQDVADKVEIRDYSHYNFVTPIIKPDNMTREEVLKSVLRNYARFYSWKFIEYWFEKDSFKRRYLLGCLWAFVKTTLNKRFYNLQRVKQKGLHAEIEFGFDESKILSPDQMARLKQERPADIDFVGTISASATTNDGAECDNYTKVHEQHDMIQVAVIEDDQETRINLRVNLRSQNGIEVASEATNAETGLVLLESIDVDVAVVDSTLPDMDLVKFIRNARKVQSNSYVIPSKILVLVTPEQQSVLSDALAAGANGFCLKDASIEQLAEAVRVTHRKGSYQDPAIPVALVV